The Arabidopsis thaliana chromosome 5, partial sequence genomic interval aattttaatgaACACTAAATTTAgataaatcaataattaacTGGCTTATCAATGTATTCCAACTGCGTCAAACTCATCTTTGTATACTATGTTAGAGCAGAACAACTCATCTCTCAAAAATACCGGAttattgatttgatatatactattttagGAACAATATATGCATGAGTTTCTtactcaaaaacaatttggtaATGAATGGATTAACCAATGTTGTTTAGATCAATTATATTAAATCTATTTCCACGTCAAATGTAAATTCTAACATTTACCCATGATGCGAgtataattcaatttttttttttgagatcaTTCACTGACATATGTTACACTCAtccatgttgttgttgttgttgaactACTAAAACAGAAACCCTAGCTCTTAAATCTTTGGATGCAAGCAAATCTCCGATGACTCCTAACTCCGGAAGCTCCATCCACTGTGCCAACCCTGTTAAGTCCAGCGAATAATCTTCGTGATCTCTTCCtacaatcatcaaatcatgGTCTTCCGCCACCAATCTAACGGTGGTGGCCACCGCAGGTCCACCGTTGACTACCTTCTCCATATAGTTAAAATTGTTGGCCAATGAATATGTCGCTTTCAAATCATTCAAGACCTCGTCGTCAACAAGGTAATCCCAATTCTTGGACTTATCTAGTTCTTGACCAGACAAAAATCTGATAACAGTAAGACACACTCTCGAGTTCTGTCCCATCCATTTCGCAAGGGAAAGCGCCTCACGATCATCTTTACCACCAATGAAGATCACACCAACGTTAATGATACTGTTGGTCTTTTTCTTACCTTTATTATATCCTCGGTAGTTAAGTATGCCGACAGAACATGGAGCGAGGTCAAGGAGAGATTCATTAACACGTCTGATCATAATATCGTCTGATTCATATTCTCCATCGGGTGACCATTTTCGTCCCGAAGGGACAATGATCATCGATGTGAGGTGGTCTAAAGCAAGATTGCAAATGTCTTGATCCATTAGGTTCTCATGAGAATAAGCTGTGAAGGAACTAACAGTGGTAGATTCCCAATTCTCTTGTTGAAACTCGGTGAACGCGAGCATCATTGTTTGTATGTAAGAGTTTTGAAGCAACCGCGCTTTAGACCGCTTGTCATGAGGTATCAAGATGGGAAACGTACGTCCTGCGAGTTTCACTAGGTGTAACGCCGTGACAGCAATGACTCCTCTGTCTTTGTTATCGTTGTTTAGCGGCGAGGAAAGCAATTCAAGTAGCGAGATCGCACCTGAGATGTTGTCAGGCTTGTGCAAACAAGTTAGAATCTTGAGATCTGAGTTTGTTTTAAGATGCATAATGTCTCTCTTGACATATCCAATATACTTCCTCTTTGGATCATATAGTGCTTTTATAATCGTAGGCAAAATCCCCGCGTTCAATAGCACGTAAATAATCATGACCGTGTACGTTGCTCGCGACAAATTCtgttaaagaaaacaaaaaacattcaacCATTAATTCAAAACCATATGatgcaatatatatacatgtagaGTGTAGGTTAGATGAAGATTATTTTACCCTTCTTCTTAAGGCGACATCGAAGAAGCATAAGTCAACAAAACCCTTATAGTTCATGATAGTGGCGATGATAACGGATTCTCTAGTAGGTAACTCGCAGAAGATCAAGCAAGGTACAAAAGAGGCAGTCCATTTCACTACCACTGTAAGACCCAGTAGAAGTATGTTAAAGGAAATGTCATCGAACGAATACAATGCTCTTACAACGTCAGCTTTCATCGCCATGACCGCGATTGAAATAGggaaaaatatgtttgtaaCCAAGCTCTCGAACCTTGCCTCTAACGCAGATCCCAGAGGCGGACCGTCTGGGATTGCCAACCCCACCAATAAAGCTCCTAGAATGTACATTTGGTTGAAAACACTTAAGTATATACTCGCGGCGATTGCGGTCAGGATTGTTACGTATAAGTAGACTTTCGGTACGGGCTTGCCTTCTGGGGTCATGTCCACTATTCGTTGTGCCATTGGCTTGAAGATGAATAGGATCACAAGGACTAAGATGATCAATGCCACTATGTCGCGGTTGGCTATTCCGGGCGATACATACCTGCAGACCGTTTCAAACTATTATAGCAAATAATGTTCGTTAGATAGTAGATATACATTACTAATCAAACACTCCGGTGCCGTCTATTGTGTAGATAACAATTAGTATTGCTTTATAGACAATAAAACGGTAACTTTTCGTTGATCAAACTTTTAACCAGTTTTAGAGcattatatatattgcttTAGGTCTCCGGATTTGTAGACTTTGATTACTACAAAAGTATATTTAATGAGGTAAGTAGTTTTGTATGCAAATGCACCAATTAGATTCCTAAATTAATCGACGTCTTACATACCTGTATGTTCCAACGTAGGAGATGCATACTAGAGTGAGAAATCCAAGGAAATCGCTGACGGCGGCTGTAGATATGGCGATGCGGCCGAGCTCGGAGTTTGACATCTTCAGCTCATATACGAGGTGGGTTATGACCGGTAACAGCGTTACTGCTTGAATCGATACAATCACGGAGCGTTCTGTTGGGGCTAGCCTCAGAGGCATATAAAGAGGGTCGACCTTGTCGAGACGGAAGTTTCTGAAGGCTAACCCGCTGATCATAGTCACGAAAAAGGACGAAACCGCGATTACTATCGGACGTTTACCGATTTGATACACCGCTCTCTTGTTGGTCTTCACGCCCATTAAGAACGTGAACATTACCAACCCAAGCCTGGCCACACCTTCCAACGCTACGTTTCCGGGGATGTCTAACGATAATCGGTCCGATGAATACTCCAGAAGATCAAGCAGCTGAGGTCCAAGAATCAAACCAGCctagttcaaaaaaaaaaaaaaattgttacttGCAGTACAAGAAACCAAGCGTTTGGTACTTGCGATACAAGAAATTGACAGTTGTGGACGTTTTTCTTAACTTACAAGTATGTTGGAGACGAACCGTGGTATGCCAATACGTCTGAGGAACATATGAGATAAGACGATGCAAACGAAGATGAGAATGATCTGCAGCTCAAGGAGAGGCAATGCATATCCGAAGATAACAGTAGgagtttcatatttttccaTGATTCCATAAGAAGAGATGTTGAAAAAAGTAGCTCCGTAACAAATTTCAGCTTTGCTATGAGGCGGTGAAGGCCCAGGAACTAGTGCTTGAGAATCGGTcatgatgatgacgaagatATGCTTTTGTCAAACTTGTAAAAGATcgatttcgttttttttcgCTGATAATTTATTCTTAACgtcaaaatattcaacaacGTAAcggtttgttttaaaaaaaaaacagttgctGTTGTTTATCAAATAGTTGGCGCCCCCCTTTGACTAGTACTTTTTGGTTGCGAAATAATTTTGTTACGTTTTGGTCAAACTTATCAACAAATAAATGATGATACTTAGGCACTCTAATCCTTTCCTAAAACTTGACCATTttggttgaccaaaaaaagaaaaagaaactaaccCATTTTACCAAATacttattttataacaaaCCCAAAAGATAAGCCCAATCTAAGCCCATTGAAGATCAAATATTGAGTTGACACTACCTACTAATCTAACTCAAGAACTTAGCCCACAACTTTAACACTACTAATatcaaacttcaaaaaaaaaaaaaagtattccaTAGTGTGTTTTAGTAGAATTTATAAAAGAGTGGACCCAAAAAATTGAGTCATCAAGTTGGAGGACATATCCATTATCCAATCCTATCCTGTTTTCtgctttttaaaaacaagacATGACATATTGACATTGACCCACACACCACAAAAATTTGTTCTTAATGACCCGCCAAGTCGCCAACTGAATTGAATCTTAAACCGAGTGTTTCATATGTTATTAACTTTCACTTAGTACATTAAACTTTTTCTaatagaatataaaaaaataactttctttttaatgcATAATTACAagtaagatattttttttaacaaaagtcCGACAACGAAtctcttttcacttttcattttcaattttttttacctctAGTTTTCTCATTAATGTTGATGAAATTTGGCTCTGACTAATTAActattatgtattttatttaaaattaactattatgtaattttttattatttaaaattatgtattcTGCTAATGAATTCCAATTAGGAGTAAACCATAAACAAGTGGAAAAATATTTCTGtttattaagaagaaaatttatatttagcaaaaaaaacaaaaacgttaaaacctttttaataaTGAGTATGGGATTTGTTGATTaggcaaaataaaaaatctggCGTGTTGCTGAGTCATCACTCAtcttcatataaataaatatcatcaACATGATTGCTTTTTCATCTCTGcaacttcctctgtttctgattACCAAACGTCGTCAATACATTTCTTCAAATTAcgtttcttttattctttcgTTACTCTcaacaaattttgatatctGATTGGTGTTGATTCCAagtaagaaagatcaaaactttaggTAAAGTATGGATATGGGTTTCCATGAAAATGAGCAAAATCAAGAATTTGCGAATCTAATGGAGATTGGATCTGGGCATTACGGGTAAATAACatcttttgagtttcttttgagttttgaagctaaagtttcatttttttttttttttgaatttgattatccttgtgtgtgtgtgtttaggTGTTCACATTATAGAAGACGATGCAAGATTAGAGCACCATGTTGTGATGAGATTTTTGATTGCAGACATTGCCACAACGAAGCTAAGGTagaaaactaatattaaagGAATAGTCTTTTTACTTCTCTGTCTTTGTaacttgtgtgtgtgtgtgtgtttttgtgaAGAACAAGTTTTGGTTATAGATGttaatgtgttttgtttgtttcaacaGGATTCTCTTCATATTGAACAGCATCATAGACATGAGCTTCCTCGACATGAAGTTTCAAAGGTTTTTAACTTTGAACATTCTGGTTTATGAACATTTTGATTCTGTTTATTCATTGTGATAACAATTTTGGTCTACTTTTTTTCAGGTCATATGCTCGCTTTGTGAGACAGAACAAGACGTGAGTATCTACATTTTAGATATACAAATTCTATTGGTAAATATGTTTATTGATGTAGAAGAGACctgtaatttgttttcttcaggTTCAGCAAAACTGCTCCAATTGTGGTGTATGTATGGGGAAGTACTTCTGTTCAAAATGCAAGTTCTTCGACGATGATGTAAGTTTTGTAATTGAGTTATTGCTCTTTCTATAGCTGGAATTAGTAGTAATGAGACTTAATATTGGTTGTTTCAGCTTTCCAAGAAGCAATATCACTGTGATGAGTGTGGGATTTGCAGGTATAGAAACTGGCATTGTGATTTTTGCTTACCtattcaaaaaagaatctgTTGATTTTTGGTAACTAATTATTGATATGTTATCTCATGATGTTGGTTTAATAGGAccggaggagaagaaaactttttccATTGCAAAAGATGCCGTAAGAGACAAAACCTCATGTTCTTGTTTCTACAAATTCTCGTGCCTTTCTTTGTTTGGagatcttattttgttttcttaaaacaggATGTTGCTACTCCAAAATTATGGAGGACAAACACCAATGTGTTGAAGGCGCTATGCATCACAATTGCCCGGTTTGTTTTGAGGTATAAGAATCAGATTCACCCATTTCTTAATGCAACATAATGGTTTCTTACAATTGAACTTGATGTGGATGTATTTGTTCTCAGTATCTGTTTGATTCAACAAGAGATATCACTGTCCTACGATGTGGTCACACTATGCATCTAGAATGCACGAAAGATATGGGGCTACATAACCGGTAAAAGAACTCTCAAATCTTTTATGCAACCCATGAATGAAGTCATTGATaaacaaagattaaaaaaattcttgatGCTTTGTGTAGATACACATGCCCTGTATGCTCCAAATCCATATGTGACATGTCTAATCTGTGGAAGAAACTTGATGAAGAGGTGAGGTTTCTTGATCTGATGTTCGGTCTCCTTGTATAGTCTCTTATGTTTCACTAAGTCttacattcaaaattttgcaGGTTGCTGCATACCCAATGCCAAAGATGTATGAAAACAAGATGgtaaaccaaaattaaattcGATATTTGATTctcgtgtgtgtgtgtgtgtttgtgttatGTACACTTTCTGATTTGGATTTAAATGTGATGTGTTGAGTCAGGTATGGATTCTCTGCAATGACTGCGGCTCAAACACGAACGTTCGGTTTCATTTGATCGCGCATAAATGCAGTAGCTGTGGTTCCTACAATACAAGACAGACACAGAGAGGCTCTGATAGTCACTCTTGCTCCTCTGGAATGCCTCAGGTTGTTGGTTCAACCGGTTAATTTTTAACCAGAGCTGGTTTTGGTGTCTGAATTTCCCATGAGGAGATTATTTGTACTTTCTATAGTTTGGTATCAGTCAATGCCTTTGGTTGTTAACAATTATATCATCACAGATTCAAAAGCTGCTTTGAGCCAATCCAACTTGCAAGTCTAGACCATTATAGCCCAAAACAACCATATcttgaaataaattatatatattaatgtttaaataagtaaaattttggtaaaatcaGTATAAGAATGTACAAATATGCCTTATCTTTTTAACACAAATTGAGATAGAAATTTTTGTCGAATTTGCACATTTTCATGAAATCTCTATAACTCTATTTCGTTTCTTGATCAAGTGAAGTTAAAATCCTTTCTTGTTGTGGACATAATAACTTGAAGCTATTGCCCAAATAATATACTGAAAGGTAAATCAATCCAATAAGCCATGAGTGGACTGTCTATTTTTTGACACAGCTTAACAACTTATGTTAGTGACATGGACAAGAAGATCCGGTTCTAGATCTTGAGGACCTACCCGAACCGACAATGAAATGGCTTTTGGACCATTTGGTTGTTGGGCTTACCAACGACTTCTCACCCATTTCccccaaacacaaaaatatttaaataaaatatctcaaaaGTTACAAATCATCAAGCACACCCCCACAAGTTACATTATGAAGACAGGAACATAACATCAtacatagagagagagaaaatgaagcTAAAGTCTTGAGCTTTAGATTTAACATAATCATCCCCAACTGATAGTAGAGGGAAAAATCATAGAGTACAAAAGAAACCCCTAAATTAGTTTCACAATCATGGAGCCAAAACATGAATGTAAAATTGGGTTTTTGGGGTTGAGATACAAaacccaacaacaacaacaacaaaaatagcAAGCATAACTAGAGAAAGAAGTAAACTAGCAAACTCTCTCACTTAGTATTAACTCTTCATTGAGCTAAGAGTTAAACCAggggagttttttttttcttactttctcaTCACGCTAAATCTAAACCCACAATGGAGCATAACCAAAAGCCCTAATGTACAAAAAGATCACTCTCACTTGAACACTAGAAGTGAGATTAATCTGGAATTGACCTATGTATGTAATGGTATATTAGATGACTATTAGTACTACTTGAGTAAGATAAAAGATCAGTAGCCAGAAATGTTTTCATTGCCCGGtcattggagaagaactttctGATACTTAGCTTCTGAATAGGATCCATCTGAGAATACTCTTTTCCTGTTGAACTTCCCACATCCATTGTTGACAATTGGGCATTGGACTGTGACCGGAGGGATCTCGAAGCTCTTGAGAGGCGGTGGCGGATGGCGCCATTGAGGTAATGGACCAGCTAAGAGCAGTGTCTGAAGTAAAGGCCCTGCCTTAATAACAGCTTGTAAAAGCTTACCCTTCTCAGGCAGTGGCTTGTCTTGCAACAATGGATCCATGATAATCTCAGTTCCTGAGACTTCTTCAAGCTGACATGGTGGTGGATTCATGATATGATCAGTTGGTGACATAATGCTCTCCTCGCAATCAGAAGATGAGAAGCTCTTGTTGGATCTTAGTTGTTGAGGCTGCACTTGTTCGTCTTCAATGCTTGAAGCTCCAGATAAAGGAGGAGTCATATGCTTTTGCTGCTGAAGCGAGTGGCTATCGAACATGAGACGCTGACATTTCTCGAGAGCTTCGTCTCTTTCTTTGATGGTTTTGGTTAAGATGTCTTTGAGATGGATCAATTGCTCGTCTCTTTTCCTTATTTCTTCATAAGCAAACATCTTTGTTTGGTCCAGCTCTAGTGTTGTGTACAGTAGAGACTGTCTTATTTCTTCTGTTGTCTGTAAAAAGTCGTAAAAACACTCAGACAcataaatcaagaaacagaggaaacagaggaagcaaacaaaagaagaaagaaacatggaACCCCTAAATTGAGCAACCTCTTGCTAAGAAAtgcaaaatatgaaaaatctaGATGAATCGTTAACAAGTAGGTGTAGATGCAGGGTATATTAGATAGaccaaggagaagaaaaacagaaaacccTCGagaaatttcttgtttttggaCAGACATTATGTGCCAGtttaagcaaaataaaaattgaaagaaaaggaaggCAAAAGCCAAAACCTGCCACTACTCACTCACTAGTgtttaaagaaacaaatgaaactcaaattaagaaagaaaaacaaatttacctTTGCGTGAGAGTAGTAAGGCCAACCAAGAAGAGCATTGCTTTGGTTATCCATAAAATTCAACTAAATTGAGGTTAAAAAGGATCTTCTGATTCTCTAAATAACTGTTcgtgtgtgagagagagagagagagaaagagaatgtgTTTTAACTTGAGGGGTTAGGGAGGGAAGGAGTTATATATTAGTAAAACCTTGTAGTGGACTGCTTAAAGCAGATCAAGCTTTTTCAGGTAGCTCTCTTTCGagttttcaataatttaatCGAATAactaagaaattaaaagaaatataaaatgatgCCACATGATTGTATCATATCTTGCAACATTATTTCAACTAACCCCACTTTATAATTTACAACGCGCAAACTATTTAGAATATTatttaaagaacaaaatatcTCACAAAACTTCAAAGTAATGTTAACTTACaatgtcaaaatataattttatgaacAGCAGAGCAGACAAATTATGTCCCTAAACGTACTAAAACgtttcaaaaatataactatagTTCATGTCTTTTTTCAATCATTCTTATACATTCGTTTCAAGTTTAGTTCTTGTACATTAAacgatattaaaaaaatttaagtgGGCgtatctttttaatatatattgctatagtttttgcctttttcttttttcttttgccgtAAGTATTTGGTGGAAGAGAAGACCTTGGACCAATATCGTAGTTTACTGACTTTGGTCTCTCACTCACTCACATTATAGTCTCAACTCTTGtaaaagtcttttgttttcttcttcggtttTCTTGGGATGTGCAATTAAGTTTCTTGTCTTTATACAAGAAAAATCGAGTAGCACCGAAAAGAGCGGGAACGAATGCTTCTTCGAacaccatttttctttttctttttttttttgtttagaaatcaaagaagcatAGAGTCAATGCGAAGTGGATTCCACAGTCAGCAAAAGAGGCAAGTAACCAAACTTTTCCCACCAAAATATTGAGAAAAGTTGATATGGAATCcctttttcaattattaaatCGATCACTACTCGTggaataaaagaagaaatgttcTCGCTACTCACATTCTCGTTCACAAATGTTACgtgaaaattacaaaataaacagctcatttttttatttatttttagtgaaAGATAACATCGCTAGATCATAATATAACCGGGAGCAAGAGATATATATCGTcggtttttaatattatagtCAGTATAAAATCTACCATCAATAgttaatttttcctttttttgtcagTATCGATTATCCATGGGGTAGATCTTATATTCAAAATTACGGATATAATcttttttgtgtaaaaatattcatgttcttttgttttgctaatcGATCATTGATCAAGTATGATATCTAGtgtaatatagttttttttttcgtaactAGTGTAATAGTATCAACGtcaaaaaactatattttgtatgtaaCTGGAGTAACAACTTAAAATACGAAagtaatcaaataaatatttagtttcctcAAATATTCGTCTAATATCAATTTAGACTGAGCAAAGTTTTGTACCATGTCTTTACTTTTGGTGTAAAACTTGTAAATAAGGTGGCgaaaaatcaatctttatTTCTTGGGCAGaaatttataatcaattttttgaaatactTTGTTGAAAATGATTATTGACTTTTACTGCAAGTGGAAGTAAAGTGAATATCCATATTTGGTTTGCTGGGCATCAGCATGTGTTAAGTGATAATCATGATGGTGATATTCCTAATATTAATAATAGGGCCATTAAAAAGAGTGTAAATGATTCTCTCCTTCAACAATATACAGATGAATAGTATAATATtattcccaaaaaaaagaaggaaaaaaaggtATTTCCAATAGTAAAAGTAAGGAGACAAGAGTTATCATTTCATGGTCTCTTTCACCAACATTAATCTAAGAGCATGTCAAGCAAATCTT includes:
- the CHX9 gene encoding cation/H+ exchanger 9 (cation/H+ exchanger 9 (CHX9); FUNCTIONS IN: monovalent cation:hydrogen antiporter activity, sodium:hydrogen antiporter activity; INVOLVED IN: cation transport; LOCATED IN: integral to membrane; EXPRESSED IN: male gametophyte, pollen tube; CONTAINS InterPro DOMAIN/s: Cation/H+ exchanger (InterPro:IPR006153); BEST Arabidopsis thaliana protein match is: cation/H+ exchanger 10 (TAIR:AT3G44930.1); Has 1807 Blast hits to 1807 proteins in 277 species: Archae - 0; Bacteria - 0; Metazoa - 736; Fungi - 347; Plants - 385; Viruses - 0; Other Eukaryotes - 339 (source: NCBI BLink).); this translates as MTDSQALVPGPSPPHSKAEICYGATFFNISSYGIMEKYETPTVIFGYALPLLELQIILIFVCIVLSHMFLRRIGIPRFVSNILAGLILGPQLLDLLEYSSDRLSLDIPGNVALEGVARLGLVMFTFLMGVKTNKRAVYQIGKRPIVIAVSSFFVTMISGLAFRNFRLDKVDPLYMPLRLAPTERSVIVSIQAVTLLPVITHLVYELKMSNSELGRIAISTAAVSDFLGFLTLVCISYVGTYRYVSPGIANRDIVALIILVLVILFIFKPMAQRIVDMTPEGKPVPKVYLYVTILTAIAASIYLSVFNQMYILGALLVGLAIPDGPPLGSALEARFESLVTNIFFPISIAVMAMKADVVRALYSFDDISFNILLLGLTVVVKWTASFVPCLIFCELPTRESVIIATIMNYKGFVDLCFFDVALRRRNLSRATYTVMIIYVLLNAGILPTIIKALYDPKRKYIGYVKRDIMHLKTNSDLKILTCLHKPDNISGAISLLELLSSPLNNDNKDRGVIAVTALHLVKLAGRTFPILIPHDKRSKARLLQNSYIQTMMLAFTEFQQENWESTTVSSFTAYSHENLMDQDICNLALDHLTSMIIVPSGRKWSPDGEYESDDIMIRRVNESLLDLAPCSVGILNYRGYNKGKKKTNSIINVGVIFIGGKDDREALSLAKWMGQNSRVCLTVIRFLSGQELDKSKNWDYLVDDEVLNDLKATYSLANNFNYMEKVVNGGPAVATTVRLVAEDHDLMIVGRDHEDYSLDLTGLAQWMELPELGVIGDLLASKDLRARVSVLVVQQQQQHG
- a CDS encoding CHY-type/CTCHY-type/RING-type Zinc finger protein, with product MDMGFHENEQNQEFANLMEIGSGHYGCSHYRRRCKIRAPCCDEIFDCRHCHNEAKDSLHIEQHHRHELPRHEVSKVICSLCETEQDVQQNCSNCGVCMGKYFCSKCKFFDDDLSKKQYHCDECGICRTGGEENFFHCKRCRCCYSKIMEDKHQCVEGAMHHNCPVCFEYLFDSTRDITVLRCGHTMHLECTKDMGLHNRYTCPVCSKSICDMSNLWKKLDEEVAAYPMPKMYENKMVNQN
- a CDS encoding CHY-type/CTCHY-type/RING-type Zinc finger protein (CHY-type/CTCHY-type/RING-type Zinc finger protein; FUNCTIONS IN: zinc ion binding; EXPRESSED IN: 25 plant structures; EXPRESSED DURING: 14 growth stages; CONTAINS InterPro DOMAIN/s: Zinc finger, CHY-type (InterPro:IPR008913), Zinc finger, CTCHY-type (InterPro:IPR017921), Zinc finger, RING-type (InterPro:IPR001841), Zinc finger, C3HC4 RING-type (InterPro:IPR018957); BEST Arabidopsis thaliana protein match is: CHY-type/CTCHY-type/RING-type Zinc finger protein (TAIR:AT5G25560.1); Has 1807 Blast hits to 1807 proteins in 277 species: Archae - 0; Bacteria - 0; Metazoa - 736; Fungi - 347; Plants - 385; Viruses - 0; Other Eukaryotes - 339 (source: NCBI BLink).), yielding MDMGFHENEQNQEFANLMEIGSGHYGCSHYRRRCKIRAPCCDEIFDCRHCHNEAKDSLHIEQHHRHELPRHEVSKVICSLCETEQDVQQNCSNCGVCMGKYFCSKCKFFDDDLSKKQYHCDECGICRTGGEENFFHCKRCRCCYSKIMEDKHQCVEGAMHHNCPVCFEYLFDSTRDITVLRCGHTMHLECTKDMGLHNRYTCPVCSKSICDMSNLWKKLDEEVAAYPMPKMYENKMVWILCNDCGSNTNVRFHLIAHKCSSCGSYNTRQTQRGSDSHSCSSGMPQVVGSTG
- a CDS encoding enabled-like protein (DUF1635) (Protein of unknown function (DUF1635); CONTAINS InterPro DOMAIN/s: Protein of unknown function DUF1635 (InterPro:IPR012862); BEST Arabidopsis thaliana protein match is: Protein of unknown function (DUF1635) (TAIR:AT3G44940.1); Has 97 Blast hits to 97 proteins in 15 species: Archae - 0; Bacteria - 0; Metazoa - 1; Fungi - 0; Plants - 96; Viruses - 0; Other Eukaryotes - 0 (source: NCBI BLink).), which encodes MDNQSNALLGWPYYSHAKTTEEIRQSLLYTTLELDQTKMFAYEEIRKRDEQLIHLKDILTKTIKERDEALEKCQRLMFDSHSLQQQKHMTPPLSGASSIEDEQVQPQQLRSNKSFSSSDCEESIMSPTDHIMNPPPCQLEEVSGTEIIMDPLLQDKPLPEKGKLLQAVIKAGPLLQTLLLAGPLPQWRHPPPPLKSFEIPPVTVQCPIVNNGCGKFNRKRVFSDGSYSEAKYQKVLLQ